The window TTGATGCAGTCCTGGGCGAGCCGGGCGGCCGGGCCGCCGATGGAGCCGAGGTAGAAGCCGCCGTGGCTGCCGCACGCGTCGGTGACCTGCTTGCTGCGGTTGCCCTTGGCCAGCATGACCTTGGAGCCGCCGGCGGCCTGGAACTGCTCGACGTAGGAGTCCATGCGGCCGGCCGTGGTCGGACCGAAGGAACCGGAGGCGTAGCCCTCGGGGGTCTTCGCGGGCCCGGCGTAGTACACCGGGTGGTCCTTCAGGTACTGCGGCATCTCCTCGCCCGCGTCCAGGCGCTCCTTGATCTTGGCGTGCGCGATGTCACGGGCCACGACCAGGGGGCCGGAGAGCGAAAGCCGGGTCTTCACCGGGTACTTGGTGAGCTCGGCGAGGATCGTCTCCATCGGCTGGTTCAGGTCGATCTTGACGACGTCGGAGGCCTCGTCGAGGTGCTCGTCCGTCGTGTCGGGCAGGAACCGCGCCGGGTCGGTCTCCAACTGCTCCAGGAAGACGCCCTCGGCGGTGATCTTCGCGACGGCCTGGCGGTCGGCGGAGCAGGAGACGGCGATGGCGACCGGGCAGGAGGCGCCGTGCCGCGGTAGCCGCACCACGCGCACGTCGTGGCAGAAGTACTTGCCGCCGAACTGCGCGCCGATCCCGATCTTCTGCGTCAGCTCGAAGACCTTCTCCTCCAGCTCCTTGTCCCGGAAGCCGTGCCCGAGCGGGGAACCCTCGGCCGGGATCTCGTCCAGGTAGTGCGCGGAGGCGTACTTGGCGGTCTTCAGCGCGTACTCGGCGGACGTACCGCCGACGACGATCGCCAGGTGGTACGGCGGACAGGCGGCCGTGCCCAGCGAACGGATCTTCTCCTCCAGGAACTTCATCATGGAGGCCTCGTTCAGAACGGCCTTCGTCTCCTGGTAGAGGAACGACTTGTTGGCCGAGCCGCCGCCCTTCGCCATGAAGAGGAACTTGTAGGCGCCGCCGTCGGCGGCGTACAGCTCGATCTGGGCGGGGAGGTTGGAGCCGGTGTTCTTCTCCTCCCACATGGTGAGCGGAGCCATCTGCGAGTAGCGCAGGTTGAGGTTCAGGTAGGCGTCGTAGATGCCCCGGCTGAGGGCCTCCTCGTCGCCGCCCTCGGTGAGCACGTTCTGCCCGCGCTTGCCCATCACGATCGCCGTACCGGTGTCCTGGCACATGGGGAGCACACCGGCCGCCGCGATGTTCGCGTTCTTCAGCAGGTCCAGGGCGACGAACTTGTCGTTGCTCGACGCCTCGGGGTCGTCGATGATCCGCCGCAGCTGCGCGAGGTGCGCGGGGCGCAGATAGTGCTGGATGTCGTGGATGGCCTCCTCGGCGAGCTTGCGCAGCGCCTCCGGCTCGACCTTGAGGAAGGTGCGCCCGTCGGCCTCGAAGGTGGAGACACCCTCGGAGGTCACCAGCCGGTACGGGGTGGTGTCCTCTCCCATGGGGAGCAGATCGGTGTACGCGAACTCAGGCATGTCGCCCATTCCTCACTCGACAGATGCGGCGGCTGACCTCCATTGGGCAGCGTCCACCAGCGTAGAACCTGCGACTGACAGCGAGCTTGTGAGGTAAGGCTCAGTTCGATCCCGGCGGGGGCTATCGCGATCTATCGTGTTTGGGTACGCTGCTCTTGTGGACCTTCAGAAGCAGACCGCGCCCACTGCCGCCACCGAACTCCGTGCCTCCGACGCCGACCGCGACCGGATCGCGGACATCCTCCGCGAGGCACTCGCCGAGGGCCGCCTCACCGCCGACGAGCACAGCGAGCGGGTGGAGGGCGTGCTGAACGCCAAGACGGTGGGTGAGCTGGAGGTCTTCATCAAGGACCTGCCCGCGGCCCACAGCGCCAGACCGGCAGCCTCGTTCGCCTCCGTCCCGAATCGGCCCACCCACCTCCCCGTGGACGCCGACGACAACGCCGTCGCGATCTTCAGCAGCGCCGTCCGCAAGGGGCGCTGGCGTGCGGGGCGCCGGATCCATGCGTACGCGATCTTCGGCAGTGTGGAGATAGACCTCAGCGAGGCGCTCTTCGAGTACCAGCAGGTCGTGATCAAGGCGATCGCGGTCTTCGGCAGCATCGAGGTCCGCGTCCCGGAGAATGTGTCGCTGCGCGGCACCGGTGGCGGCATCCTCGGCAGCTTCGAGGTGGACATGCTGGACGCGGAGGACCCGGCGGCGCCCGTGGTCTACGTGGACGGCTGGGCCGTACTGGGCAGCGTCGAGGGCAGGCCCAGGCGCGGCAAGCTCGTGACGGACATCCTCGACCGGGTCCACGCCAAGGTCGAGAAGAGTTTGCGCAAGCATCTGGATCATTGACGGATGCGAATCGGAAGAGAACCGAAACCAACCACTCCGCTCATCCGGCAGCGCAAGAGCCCCCGGAATCCAGCGGTTCGGAACTCCCTGCATAGGCGCGCGTACAACGGGTAGACCTTGCTGCATCGTCTCTCGCTCGCGAAGCCGTCGTCAGGAGTAGACCGTGCTGCAACCGCCGCATTCGTCCCTGCAGGTAGCTGCCGTTCCGGCCCAGCGGGTGCCAGTGCGAGACAGGGACCAAGACGCCCCTTGGCACACCGAGGCGGTGTGTCGACGCGACGAGGCCGGCCTGTTCTTCGCCCCCTCCAAGGAGCCCACCGCCGCCCGCCTCTCCCGCGAGGAGGCCGCCAAGCGGGTCTGCGCACGCTGCCCGGTCATGGTCGAATGCCGCGAGCATGCCCTCCTCCAGCCCGAACCCTACGGAGTCTGGGGCGGCCTCACCGCAGCAGAACGCCGAGTGGTCCTGGCCCGCCGCAGGCGCAGGGACCTGGAACTGAAAAAGGCGGCGAGGGCGACGGGCCGCATAGCGCAAGCAGGCTGAACAGAAGAAAGAAGGGCGCCCTCTCCGCACCGAGGGCGCCCTCTTCTTGGCCGGTCCGGGACCTACTTGGCCCGATCGAAGTCAATCGCGCTGTAGGCCCGCAGCTTGCTCAGCCGGTGCTCGGAATCAATCCGCCGAACCGTCCCCGACTTCGACCGCATCACGATCGACTCGGTGACCGCGGAATCCGACCGGTACCGCACACCCCGCAGCAGCTCACCGTCGGTGATCCCGGTGGCGACGAAGAACACGTTCTCACCCTGAACCAGGTCCTCGGTCGTCAGCACCCGGTCGAGATCGTGCCCGGCGTCGATCGCCCGCTGCCGCTCCTCGTCGTCCTTCGGCCACAACTTGCCCTGAATCGTGCCGCCGAGGCACTTCACGGCACAGGCCGAGATGATCCCCTCCGGCGTACCACCGATACCGAGGAGCATGTCGACGCCGGTGCCCTCGCGCAGCGCGTAGATCGACCCCGCGACGTCACCGTCGGAGATCAGCTTGATACGCGCACCGGCGTCCCGGATCTCCTTGATGATCCCCTCGTGCCGGGGCCGGTCCAGGATGACGACGGTGACGTCCTCCGGCGTGGACCGCTTCGCCTTGGCGACCCGGCGGATGTTCACGGACACGGGCGCGTTGATGTCGACGAAGTCGGCCGCCTCGGGCCCGGTGACCAGCTTGTCCATGTAGAACACGGCGGACGGGTCGAACATCGCCCCGCGCTCCGTGGCGGCGAGGACCGCGATCGCGTTCGGCATGCCCTTGGCGGTCAGCGTGGTGCCGTCGATCGGGTCGACGGCGATGTCCACCTCGGGCCCGGTGCCGTCGCCGACCCGCTCCCCGTTGAAGAGCATCGGCGCCTCGTCCTTCTCGCCCTCGCCGATGACGACCACGCCGTTCATCGACACGGTGGAGACGAGGGTCCGCATGGCACGCACCGCGGCACCGTCGGCGCCGTTCTTGTCGCCGCGCCCGACCCAGCGGCCCGCGGCCATCGCGGCTGCTTCGGTGACCCGGACGAGTTCCAGGGCGAGGTTGCGGTCGGGGGCCTCGGAGGGGACATCGAGCTCGGACGGCAAGTGATGATTTTCGGTCATCGGAGCGCACCTTTCTGATACGACGACGGCCGGATGAGGGTGATGGCCATGACTCTATCGTCAGGTCGACAAAATGAGCAGGGGGCCCCACGGATGAGCGGACCGGGGCACCTGCGACGATAGGGGACGTGGCAGGTACGAACGCTAAGCAGAAGTCGGTCCGGAACATGGTCCTCTCCCTCGGGGTGACCATTCTCGCGGCGGGGGTCGTCTACCTCTTCATCCCGCACGAGGAGTCCGCCCCGGACCTCAAGCGGGTCGACTACCGGGTCGAGCTGCTCACGGCCCGCCGCGCGGCGTCGTACCCCGTGGCCGCCCCCGAGGGCCTGGCCAAGGAGTGGAAGGCGACCTCGGTGCGGTTCCAGGGCGACCAGGGCGATGCCTGGCACCTCGGTTACCACGCGCCCGACGGTGAATACGTCCAGATCGAGCAGTCGGCTCAGAAGCCGAAGGTGTTCATCGACGAGGCCACCCAGGGCGCCCACGAGACGAAGGCCACCCAGGAGATAGACGGCAAGACCTGGACCCGCTACACCGGCGGCCGCTACGACGCGCTCGTACTGAAGGCCGACGGCTCGACCACGATCGTGGCGGGCACGGGCTCGTTCGAGCAGCTGGCGGAGATGGCGGGCGCGCTCAAGACGAAGTAGGCCCGGCCACGCGTGCATGAGGAAGGCCCCCGGCGATCACGCCGGGGGCCTTCCTCATGCTTCATCCCACTCAGACGGTCGTGATGACCTCGTCGTACGACAGTCGCGGGGAGCGCGGGAACCAGGCGTCCTCGCCCGGCTTGCCGATGTTGATCACCATCAGCGGGGTGTGGTCGTCGTCCAGGAACTCCTTGCGGACACCCTCGAAGTCCAGACCGGTCATGGGGCCCGCGGCCAGGCCGGCGGCGCGGACGCCGATGATGAAGTACGCGGCCTGCAGGGAGGCGTTCAGCGCGGCGGCACCCTCACGGGCGGGGCGCTCGGCGAAGAAGACGTCCTTGGCCTGCGGGAAGTGCGGGAAGAGCTGCGGCAGCTCCTCGTGGAACTCGTTGTCCGCGGAGAGGATCGCGACCAGCGGGGCGGTGGCGGTCTTGGCCTGGTTGCCCTCGGCCATGTGCTTCACCAGACGCTCACGGGCCTCGGCGGAGCGGACCAGGGTGACGCGCAGCGGCGACTGGTTGAAGGCGGTGGGGCCGTACTTGACCAGGTCGTAGATCGCCTGGACCTGCTCCTCGGTCACCGGCTCGTCGGTGAAGCTGTTCGCGGTGCGGGCCTCGCGGAACAGCAGGTCCTGGGCGGCGGGGTCAAGAACGAGAGACATGCGTGAACCTTCTCGGGGTGTGGCGTCGGATCCGGGCGCCGGATCAGCTGACACGTCAACCATATGAGAGAGAGGTTCAACCTTCAACAAAAACCGGGGTGTGGTGATCCGCTTCACAGGATCGCCGTTTCGCAGAAGCTCAGGAGCTGCGGACTACTCGCCCTCGGCCGCTTCCTCCGCCGCCTCCTCGGCCAGCGCCGCGTCCAGCCGCGCCCGGGCACCGTCCAGCCACCGCCGGCACACCTTGGCGAGCTCCTCCCCGCGCTCCCACAGCGCCAGGGACTCCTCCAGCGTCGTACCGCCCGCCTCGAGCCGCCGTACGACCTCGATCAGCTCGTCCCGCGCCTGCTCGTACCCGAGCGCCTCATCCACCTTGCTGGTCATGCACTCACCCTAAGCATCGACTCGGACAGTGAACTCACCCTCGGAAACCCGCGCCCGCAGCACCTCGTCGCCGCCGACCTCGTCCGGGTCCCGGACCACATGACCGTCGGCCTTCTGCAGCACGGCGTACCCCCGCTTCAGGGTTGCCGCCGGGGAGAGGGCCACCACGCGTGCGTGCGTGTGCGTCAGTTCCGAGTCGGCGCGGTCCAGGAGGTGGCCGAGGGTGCGGCGGCCGCGGTCCAGCAGGGACCCGACATGATCGGCGCGTTCGTCGATCATCCGGTGCGGATCCTCTATCGACGGCCGGGCGAGCGCATGGGCCAGCCCGCGCTCCTCCCGGTCGATGTAGGCCTCGACACACCGCCGGGCACGGGCCTGAAGCATCCGCACCCGCTCGTACTCCTCACCCACATCCGGTACGACCTTCTTGGCGGCGTCGGTCGGGGTGGAGGCGCGCAGGTCGGCGACATGGTCGAGGAGCGGGTTGTCGGGCTCGTGCCCGATCGCGGACACGACCGGCGTACGGCACGCGGCGACCGTGCGCACCAACTGCTCGTCGGAGAACGGCAGCAGATCCTCCACGCTGCCGCCACCGCGCGCCACGACGATCACATCGACGTCGTCGATCTCGTCGAGCTCCTTGACCGCCTGCACGACCTGCGGCACCGCGTGCACCCCCTGCACGGCGACATTGCGCACCTCGAAACGGACGGCGGGCCAGCGGTGCCGGGCGTTCTCCAGTACGTCCCGCTCGGCGGCGGAGGCCCGGCCGCACACCAGCCCGATGAGCTGCGGCAGAAACGGCAGCGGCTTCTTGCGCTCCGCCGCGAAGAGTCCCTCGGCGGCGAGGGACTTCTTCAACTGCTCAAGACGGGCAAGGAGTTCCCCCACCCCCACCGGCCTTATCTCGGCGGCCCGCAGCGACAACTGCCCGCGCGGGGCGTACCACTCGGGCTTCGCCAGCACGACGACCCGCGCGCCCTCGCTCACCACATCGGCCACGGCGTCGAAGACCTGCCGATAACAGGTGACGCTCACGGAGATGTCGTACGACGGATCCCGCAGCGTGAGGAACACCACCCCCGCGCCCGGCCGCCGGGAGAGCTGGGTGATCTGGCCCTCGACCCACACCGCCCCGAGTCGGTCGATCCACCCCCCGATGAGCCGCGACACCTCACCGACGGGCAGCGGGGATTCCGCGGACGTGTTTGCAGCCATGCCGGTGAGCGTAGTGCCAGACACTGACAGTCTCAGGCGTCCCCGGCCGGCTCCCGCCCCCGCTGCACCGCCAGCACGGTCAACCCCACCGCCAGCCAGATCGCGCCCACCACCCGGGCCGTCCCCGAGGCCTCCACGATCACCGCGATCGTGATCGCCGCGCCGGCCACCGGCACCAGCACATGCCGCCACCAGCTCACCGGCCCGCCGCGCCGCCGTACCGCGAACCAGCCCACCACGCTCGCGTGCAGCAGCGTGAAGGCGGTGAGGGCGCCGATGTCGACCACCGAGACCAGGTGATCCATGCCGTCGTCGCGGCGGGCCGCCCAGACCGCGGCGACCAGGGTGATGACGGCCGCGCAGAGCAGCGCCACCCGGGGCACCCCGGTGTCCGTCCTCGACAGCGCGCGGGCCAGGCGCCCGGCCCGGCCCATCGCGAACAGCAGCCGTCCGGCCGCCGCCTGTCCGGCCAGCGCGGCGAACGCGGCGCCGATCGCCTTGCTCACGGCCACCAGGTCGTGCAGCCACGTCCCCACGGACACGTCGACGGCGTCGTAGAACGCGGAGCCCTGTTTGCCCGGCTCCGCGGCGAGCTGAGCGGACGACGTGGGTTCCAGCAGGGCCACCAGGTACGTCTGCGCCACGAACAGGACGCCCGCGAGGGCGAGGCAGAACAGCACCGCGCAGGCGACCTTCTCCGAGCCGCCGGTGACCTCCTCGGCGAAGGCGGCGATGGCGTCGAAGCCGAGGTAGGACAGGACCGCGATGGACACCGCGCCGAGCACCGCGGAGAGCGCGAACGCGCCCTGCGTGCCGTCCCCGGACAGCGGTGACAGCCAGCCCCGCTCGGCGCCGTCCCGGGTGAGGACGACGATCGCCGAGACCATGAACACCAGCAGGACCACGATCTCCATGGCCAGCACCAGGAAACCCACGCGCGCGGCCGTCCGTACGCCCCACAGGTTGAGCAGCGTGGTGACGACCACCGCGAGCGCCGTCCACACCCAGCGCGAGACCTCCGGGATCAGCGCCTCCATGGCGATCCCGGAGAAGAGGTAGGCGACCGCCGGGATCAGCAGATAGTCCAGCATCGCCATCCAGCCCGCGACGAAACCCGCCCGCGGTCCGAGCCCCGCCCGCGCGTAGGCGAACACCGAACCCGCCTGGGGGACCACGCGCACCATCTGCGCGTAGCTGAATGCGGTGAACGCCATCGCCACGGTGGCGACGACATAGACGAGCGCGACCGCGCCGTGCGACTTGGCGTCCAGCGTGCCGAACACACCGACCGGGGCCATGGGGGCGATGAACAGCAGCCCGTACACCACCAGGTCCCGGAATCCGAGGCTGCGCCGCAGGCGGTGGTGCTCCTCGTCGGTCGTAGTGGATGCCGTACCGATGTCGGACATGCCGCCAGTGTCCAGAACCGTCATGGACGGCGCGATCTTTGGCCCGCCGAACGCGGCCTTACGATGGGACGCATGACTGCTTCGCCTGGCCGCCGTGTCCTGCTCGCCGCCCCCCGTGGCTACTGCGCGGGTGTGGACCGCGCCGTGATCGCCGTCGAGAAAGCCCTGGAGCAGTACGGGGCCCCGGTCTATGTCCGGCACGAAATCGTGCACAACAAGTACGTCGTGCAGACCCTGGAGAGGAAGGGCGCCGTCTTCGTCGAGCGGACCGAAGAGGTCCCGCCCGGGAACATCGTGATGTTCTCGGCGCACGGCGTCGCCCCCGTCGTCCACGAAGAGGCCGCGCGCGGGCAGCTCGCCACCATCGACGCCACCTGCCCGCTGGTCACCAAGGTCCACAAGGAAGCCGTCCGCTTCGCGAACGAGGACTACGACATCCTCCTGATCGGCCACGAGGGCCACGAGGAGGTCATCGGCACCTCCGGCGAGGCCCCCGAGCACATCCAGCTCGTCGACGGCCCCGAGGACGTCGCCAAGGTCGAGGTCCGCGACGAGTCGAAGGTGGTCTGGCTCTCCCAGACCACCCTCTCCGTCGACGAGACCATGGAGACCGTCGACGCCCTCAAGGAGAAGTTCCCGCAGCTCATCTCGCCGCCGAGCGACGACATCTGCTACGCCACGCAGAACCGTCAGCTCGCCGTGAAGCAGATGGGCGCCGAGGCCGAGCTGGTCATCGTGGTCGGCTCGCGCAACTCCTCCAACTCCAAGCGGCTGGTCGAGGTCGCCAAGCTCGCGGGCTCGCGCGAGGCCTATCTGGTGGACTTCGCGAGTGAGATCGACGAGGCCTGGCTGGAGGGCGTCACCACGGTCGGCGTCACCTCCGGAGCCTCCGTCCCGGAGGTCCTCGTCGAGGAGGTCCTGGAGTGGCTCTCCCAGCGCGGCTACGGCGATGTCGAGCTGGTGAAGGCGGCCGAGGAGTCGATCACCTTCTCGCTGCCGAAGGAGCTGCGCCGGGATCTGCGCGAGGAGGCCGCGGCGCTGATCGCGGAGCGTACGGGCACCTCCCAGGAGTGACTGTCAGTCGTCCGTCGTAACGTAGAGCCATGCAGATCTTCGGTGTGGACATCGGCGGTTCCGGAATCAAGGGCGCCCCTGTGGATCTCGACAGGGGTGACCTGGCCGAGGAGCGCTTCAAGGTGCTCACCCCGCGTCCGGCGACGCCCGACGGGGTGGCCGACGGCGTCAAGCAGGTCGTCGACCACTTCGGCTGGACGGGGCCGGTCGGGCTGACCTTCCCGGGCGTGGTGACCGGCGGGGCGACGATCCGTACGGCGGCCAATGTCGACAAGAGCTGGATCGACACGGACGCGCGCGCGTTGTTCAGTGAGCGTCTTGGCGGGCTGCCGGCGACGGTGGTCAACGACGCGGACGCCGCGGGCGTCGCCGAGGTGGCCTTCGGCGCGGGGCGGGGCCGCAAGGGCACGGTCATCCTGCTGACCTTCGGCACCGGCATCGGCAGCGCCCTGTTCGTGGACGGCGCCCTGGTGCCCAACACCGAGCTGGGCCATCTGGAGCTGCACGGCCATGACGCGGAGAAGCGGGCCTCCAGCAAGGCCAAGGACGACGGCGAGCTGACATGGGAGCACTGGGCGCATCGCGTCCAGAAGTACCTCTCCCATGTGGAGATGCTGTTCTCGCCGGAGCTGTTCATCATCGGCGGCGGCGTCAGCCGTAAGTCGGAGAAGTTCCTGCACTACATCGAGGGCATCAAGGCGGAGATCGTCCCGGCCCAGCTGCAGAACAACGCCGGCATCGTGGGGGCGGCGATGCGGGCGGCGCAGGGGTAGCTCACCCGGGCGGGCGGCGGTGATCCAGCCGACTGGACATGAGGCGCGCCTTCCGTACGGTCACGATGACCCCGGTGATCAGGGTTCCGCCGTACAGCCAGCCGGCCTGGGTGGCGAGCGCCGTGAACAGGCCCATCAGCCGGTCGCCGGTCCCGCCGCCACCGCTGTCGGCGACCGCCACCAGGCCCAGCGCGAAGGCGATCGGTACGACGATGACCGCGGTCACCAGGTCGGCCTTGCGCACCCAGATCGCGGTCAGCGTGCACACCGGCAGGAACAGCACGCCGTAGACGGTGAGCGAGGACCCGAACAGCAGGGCGTCCAGGGAGCCGAGGGCGAGCATCAGGACCGTGCAGAAGAGACCGACGCCGAGGCCGGTGAGGCGGGGGTTGGGCATGCGGCGGATGGCCTGCACCACCGGAGGCGGGGGACGCCGTACGGCCGCGGGGGGACGGCGGGGGGCGCCGGTCCGTGGCTGCGCACCCCGGGCACTGCCCCGGGCCTGCGGGGGCAGGGGTGGGGTGCCGCGTCGCGTTCCCTGCTGCCCGTACTGCGCCGGGCGCGTCCTGTGTTGCTCCACTGGACCAACTTAGGTCTGTTTATGTGTCGAATCGCCCTTCAGACACGCCGAGGGGCGGACCTTGGCCAAGCGTTCGACAGGCAGCCGGTGCCGGGCGTGTCACGCCGTAGACTGGTGGATCGGCCCCACCAGCCTCCAGTCCTCTCCTCTCACGTACGGGAAGTCGCAACGTGTCGCTCACGATCGGAATCGTCGGTCTGCCGAATGTCGGCAAGTCGACCCTGTTCAACGCCCTGACCAAGAACGACGTGCTGGCGGCCAACTACCCGTTCGCCACGATCGAGCCGAACGTCGGTGTGGTCGGCGTCCCGGACGCGCGCCTCACCAAGCTGGCCGAAATCTTCTCCTCGCAGCGGATCCTCCCGGCGACCGTCGACTTCGTCGACATCGCCGGCATCGTGCGCGGCGCCTCCGAGGGCGAGGGCCTGGGCAACAAGTTCCTCGCGAACATCCGTGAGTCCGACGCGATCTGCCAGGTCATCCGCGCCTTCAAGGACGAGAACGTCGTCCATGTCGACGGCAAGGTCTCGCCCAAGGACGACATCGAGACGATCAACACCGAGCTGATCCTCGCCGACCTGCAGACCATCGAGAAGGTCCTGCCCCGGCTCCAGAAGGAGTCGCGGATCAAGAAGGACATCGCGCCGAAGGTGGCGGCGGTCGAGGCGGCGAAGGAGATCCTGGAGAAGGGCGACACGCTCTTCGGGGCGGGCATCGTCCAGGGCTCGGGCAACGAGGAACTCCTGCACGACCTGCACCTCCTCACCACGAAGCCCTTCCTCTACGTCTTCAACGTCGACGAGGACGAACTGGTCGACGAGGACTTCAAGAACGAGCAGCGCGCCCTGGTCGCCCCCGCCGAGGCGATCTTCCTCAACGCCAAGCTGGAGCAGGACCTCGCCGAGCTGGACGAGGAGGACGCGATGGAGCTGCTGGAGTCGGTCGGCGCGGAGGAGCCCGGCCTCGCCACCCTCGCCCGCGTCGGCTTCAACACCCTGGGCCTCCAGACCTACCTCACGGCCGGCCCCAAGGAATCCCGCGCCTGGACCATCAAGAAGGGCGCCACCGCCCCCGAGGCCGCGGGAGTCATCCACACCGACTTCCAGAAGGGCTTCATCAAGGCGGAGGTCATCTCCTTCGCCGACCTGGTGGAGACGGGTTCGGTCGCGGAGGCCCGCGCGAAGGGGAAGGCGCGGATGGAGGGCAAGGACTACGTCATGCAGGACG of the Streptomyces sp. NBC_00287 genome contains:
- the ychF gene encoding redox-regulated ATPase YchF; translated protein: MSLTIGIVGLPNVGKSTLFNALTKNDVLAANYPFATIEPNVGVVGVPDARLTKLAEIFSSQRILPATVDFVDIAGIVRGASEGEGLGNKFLANIRESDAICQVIRAFKDENVVHVDGKVSPKDDIETINTELILADLQTIEKVLPRLQKESRIKKDIAPKVAAVEAAKEILEKGDTLFGAGIVQGSGNEELLHDLHLLTTKPFLYVFNVDEDELVDEDFKNEQRALVAPAEAIFLNAKLEQDLAELDEEDAMELLESVGAEEPGLATLARVGFNTLGLQTYLTAGPKESRAWTIKKGATAPEAAGVIHTDFQKGFIKAEVISFADLVETGSVAEARAKGKARMEGKDYVMQDGDVVEFRFNV